From Microbacterium sp. YJN-G, a single genomic window includes:
- a CDS encoding electron transfer flavoprotein subunit beta/FixA family protein: protein MKIYVLVKEVPDTYGDRKLDLETGLADRGAGEVVLDEITERALEVALSYADKNPGTEVVALSMSPESATASVRRALAIGAGSAVHIVDDALRGADLSLTAEVLAAAIRRGEADLVITGNLSTDGSGGVIPAMLAEHLGFAQATALSAVEIGADQVSGTRTGDAGTQPVSAAYPAVISITEALPDARFPNFKGIMAAKKKPLEVLSLADLGVSADPADAPHTIMTTVSEKPPRAAGVKITDEGDAVAQLVEFLAQNRLV, encoded by the coding sequence ATGAAGATCTACGTGCTGGTGAAGGAAGTTCCCGACACCTACGGCGACCGCAAACTCGATCTGGAGACCGGTCTGGCCGATCGCGGTGCCGGTGAGGTGGTGCTCGACGAGATCACCGAGCGCGCCCTGGAGGTCGCGCTGTCCTACGCCGACAAGAACCCGGGCACCGAGGTCGTCGCGCTGTCGATGTCGCCCGAGTCGGCCACGGCATCCGTCCGCCGCGCTCTCGCGATCGGCGCGGGATCCGCCGTGCACATCGTCGACGACGCGCTGCGCGGCGCCGACCTCAGCCTCACCGCCGAGGTGCTCGCGGCGGCGATCCGCCGCGGCGAGGCGGATCTGGTCATCACCGGCAACCTCTCCACCGACGGCTCGGGCGGCGTGATCCCCGCGATGCTCGCCGAGCACCTGGGCTTCGCGCAGGCCACCGCGCTCAGCGCCGTCGAGATCGGCGCCGACCAGGTCAGCGGCACCCGCACCGGCGACGCCGGCACGCAGCCGGTGTCGGCGGCCTACCCGGCGGTCATCTCGATCACCGAGGCGCTGCCCGACGCGCGCTTCCCCAACTTCAAGGGCATCATGGCGGCGAAGAAGAAGCCCCTCGAGGTGCTCTCGCTCGCCGACCTCGGCGTCTCGGCTGACCCGGCCGACGCCCCCCACACGATCATGACGACCGTGTCGGAGAAGCCGCCGCGCGCGGCCGGTGTCAAGATCACCGACGAGGGCGACGCCGTCGCCCAGCTCGTCGAGTTCCTCGCGCAGAACAGGCTGGTGTGA
- a CDS encoding MarR family winged helix-turn-helix transcriptional regulator: MARPRPLSIDPLAEAKRQWLAHGWTDAADGMAVVTSVMRAQQLLLARVEATLKPFGVTFARYEVLRLLAFSRSGTLPLSSVVARLQVHATSVTSTAERLVRDGFVLREPHPHDGRAALLTLTESGRDLVERATLALNTDVFRSPGLDSEDASALVGIVARLRKNAGDFTDPRPVPDPL, encoded by the coding sequence ATGGCACGCCCTCGTCCCCTGTCGATCGATCCGCTCGCCGAAGCCAAGCGGCAGTGGCTCGCCCACGGCTGGACGGATGCCGCAGACGGCATGGCCGTCGTCACTTCCGTGATGCGCGCCCAGCAGCTGCTGCTGGCCCGGGTCGAGGCCACGCTGAAGCCGTTCGGCGTGACCTTCGCCCGCTACGAGGTGCTGCGCCTGCTGGCGTTCAGCCGCTCGGGCACTCTGCCGCTGTCGAGCGTTGTGGCCCGCCTGCAAGTGCACGCCACCAGCGTCACGAGCACGGCCGAGCGCCTGGTGCGCGACGGCTTCGTGCTGCGCGAGCCGCACCCGCACGACGGACGCGCCGCCCTGCTCACGCTCACCGAATCGGGGCGCGACCTGGTCGAGCGGGCCACGCTCGCGCTGAACACCGATGTGTTCCGCAGCCCGGGGCTGGACTCCGAGGACGCGAGCGCCCTGGTGGGCATCGTCGCGCGGCTGCGCAAGAACGCCGGCGACTTCACCGACCCGCGCCCGGTTCCCGACCCGCTCTGA
- the surE gene encoding 5'/3'-nucleotidase SurE translates to MTRVLVTNDDGIESPGLHALAVTLLERGMEVVIAAPVTQSSGSSASIMAEDDGGRIAVERRTLEGLESVPTFAVHGGPGLIALIAARGAFGDPTDVVASGVNHGANVGRAILHSGTVGAALTGGLNGAWGVAVSLDVGLHPSEFRWDAAAEAAADLVPGLLRHPRGTVINVNVPNSGEHRGVVEAELAPFGIVQTTLTQQDEHDIRLAVEDLPNAPEPGTDAAFLAEGWVTVSGLDPVSHVRLDIV, encoded by the coding sequence ATGACCCGCGTGCTGGTCACCAACGACGACGGCATCGAGTCGCCCGGGCTGCACGCCCTGGCGGTGACGCTGCTGGAGCGCGGCATGGAGGTCGTGATCGCCGCCCCGGTCACGCAGTCGTCCGGTTCGAGCGCCTCGATCATGGCCGAGGATGACGGCGGCCGCATCGCCGTCGAGCGTCGCACCCTCGAGGGGCTGGAGTCGGTGCCCACCTTCGCCGTGCACGGCGGACCCGGCCTGATCGCCCTGATCGCCGCGCGCGGCGCCTTCGGCGACCCGACCGACGTGGTGGCATCCGGCGTCAACCACGGTGCCAATGTCGGGCGGGCGATCCTGCACTCCGGCACAGTGGGCGCGGCACTCACCGGCGGCCTGAACGGCGCCTGGGGTGTGGCGGTGTCGCTGGATGTCGGACTGCACCCCTCGGAATTCCGCTGGGATGCCGCCGCCGAGGCGGCCGCAGATCTCGTGCCCGGCCTGCTGCGGCATCCGCGCGGTACCGTCATCAACGTCAACGTGCCCAACAGCGGCGAGCACCGCGGGGTGGTCGAGGCGGAACTGGCGCCGTTCGGTATCGTGCAGACCACGCTCACCCAGCAGGACGAGCATGACATCCGCCTCGCCGTCGAAGATCTGCCCAACGCCCCCGAGCCCGGCACGGACGCCGCCTTCCTCGCCGAGGGCTGGGTGACGGTCAGCGGGCTGGATCCGGTCTCGCACGTGCGGCTCGACATCGTCTGA
- a CDS encoding 1-phosphofructokinase family hexose kinase, producing the protein MSDVTIFAPSPTLTVTLESAADDADEIHLHAGGQGVWQARMLHRLGISVTMCCTLAGEAGQVIRHLLADDAVEVVAVERRGRGSAYVQDRRGGERVTVGEETGDPLDRHDLDELYGAVIREGMRSGIVILSGPADDESLPADTYRRLAADLREAGCTVVVDLAGERLDAALEGGVDVLKISDEELRHHGLTDDSPRSVARAMAAFHHRGARTVIVTRAEEPLLLLDEEGLLEVTPPKLEVADSRGAGDSLTAGVVAGLVRGDSARTAITLGAAAGALNVTRHGLGTGEAEAIAELRERVRIRPVKEDSGASEGVSPDGLAALADTEGEA; encoded by the coding sequence ATGAGCGACGTGACGATCTTCGCGCCTTCGCCCACCCTGACGGTGACGCTGGAGAGCGCGGCCGACGATGCCGACGAGATCCACCTGCACGCCGGAGGGCAGGGGGTGTGGCAGGCGCGGATGCTGCACCGCCTGGGCATCTCCGTGACGATGTGCTGCACCCTGGCTGGGGAGGCCGGCCAGGTGATCCGCCACCTGCTCGCCGACGACGCCGTCGAGGTCGTCGCCGTCGAGCGCCGAGGGCGTGGGTCGGCGTACGTGCAGGACCGCCGGGGTGGCGAACGGGTCACGGTGGGGGAGGAGACCGGCGATCCGCTCGACCGGCACGATCTCGACGAGCTGTACGGCGCGGTGATCCGGGAGGGGATGCGGTCGGGCATCGTCATCCTCAGCGGGCCGGCCGACGACGAGTCGCTGCCGGCGGACACGTATCGGCGTCTGGCCGCCGACCTGCGTGAAGCGGGGTGCACGGTCGTCGTCGACCTTGCCGGCGAGCGACTGGATGCCGCACTCGAAGGCGGTGTGGACGTCCTCAAGATCAGCGACGAAGAGCTGCGCCACCACGGTCTGACCGATGACTCGCCGCGCTCGGTGGCCCGCGCGATGGCCGCATTCCACCACCGCGGCGCCCGCACCGTGATCGTGACGCGTGCCGAGGAGCCGCTGCTGCTGCTCGACGAGGAGGGGCTGCTCGAGGTGACCCCTCCCAAGCTCGAGGTGGCCGACAGCCGCGGCGCCGGCGACTCGCTCACCGCGGGCGTCGTCGCGGGGCTCGTCCGCGGCGACAGTGCACGGACCGCCATCACCCTGGGCGCTGCCGCCGGCGCTCTCAACGTCACCCGGCACGGACTGGGCACCGGCGAGGCCGAGGCGATCGCCGAGCTGCGCGAGAGGGTGCGCATCCGCCCCGTGAAGGAGGATTCCGGTGCGAGCGAGGGGGTCAGCCCCGACGGACTCGCCGCCCTGGCCGACACGGAGGGGGAAGCATGA
- a CDS encoding YdeI/OmpD-associated family protein: protein MSELRLHTTLQPMGPAGAIVLDDDQVAALSSAKAFPVLVTIGGRTAQLRLARMGGQNLIGFSKAVRAEMGVELGDEFDAVIAPDAAERTVEIPEELATALESDAGAKAAFDALAYSRRKEIARSIAEAKQDATRERRLAKALADLRA, encoded by the coding sequence ATGAGCGAACTGCGACTGCACACCACTCTTCAGCCGATGGGTCCGGCCGGGGCGATCGTGCTCGACGACGATCAGGTCGCCGCGCTGAGCAGCGCCAAGGCCTTCCCGGTTCTGGTCACCATCGGCGGGCGCACCGCGCAGCTGCGGCTGGCGCGGATGGGCGGGCAGAACCTGATCGGGTTCAGCAAGGCCGTGCGGGCAGAGATGGGCGTCGAGCTCGGTGACGAGTTCGACGCGGTGATCGCACCGGATGCCGCCGAGCGCACCGTCGAGATCCCCGAGGAGCTGGCGACGGCGCTGGAATCGGATGCCGGGGCGAAGGCCGCCTTCGACGCGCTCGCGTACTCGCGCCGCAAGGAGATCGCCCGCTCGATCGCCGAAGCGAAGCAGGACGCCACCCGCGAGCGCCGCCTCGCCAAGGCACTCGCCGACCTCCGCGCCTGA
- a CDS encoding putative immunity protein: MIEVLPDDADLTLSEEDRRELVEWTVACAERMLPLFLAERPDDPRPREALDAAQAFMRGELSIEDVREKAFACHAAAREADDPSALAAARVCGQAAAVAHMAGHARQVPRYTAKAFPGDRSRRDEELAWQRMQVPPRFDRYVYDGD, from the coding sequence GTGATCGAAGTGCTCCCGGACGACGCCGATCTGACCCTGTCGGAGGAGGATCGTCGCGAGCTCGTGGAGTGGACGGTCGCCTGCGCCGAGCGGATGCTGCCGCTCTTCCTCGCCGAGCGTCCAGACGATCCGCGTCCGCGCGAGGCGCTGGATGCCGCGCAGGCCTTCATGCGCGGCGAGCTGAGCATCGAGGACGTGCGCGAGAAGGCGTTCGCCTGCCATGCCGCCGCCCGCGAGGCGGACGACCCGTCAGCGCTCGCCGCGGCACGTGTGTGCGGGCAGGCCGCGGCCGTCGCGCACATGGCCGGGCACGCCCGCCAGGTGCCGCGCTACACGGCTAAGGCGTTCCCCGGCGACCGGTCGCGCCGCGACGAGGAGCTCGCCTGGCAGCGGATGCAGGTGCCCCCGCGCTTCGACCGCTACGTCTACGACGGCGACTGA
- a CDS encoding enoyl-CoA hydratase-related protein: protein MVEYETILVEQRGRVGWITLNRPQALNALNSLVSEEITAAASAFDADEGIGAIVVTGSEKAFAAGADIKEMESKTGAEMLDTDHFGAWTRFAAVRTPVIAAVSGYALGGGCELAMMCDIILAADTAVFGQPEINLGVIPGMGGTQRLIRAVGYYKAAELVLSGRLIKADEAERIGLVSRVVPASDLLDEATTLAEAIASKSLPSLYAAKATLDAAMETSLEDGLAVEKRAFAALFDTADQKEGMAAFREKRPPHFQNR, encoded by the coding sequence ATGGTCGAATACGAGACGATCCTCGTCGAACAGCGAGGACGGGTGGGCTGGATCACCCTCAACAGACCGCAGGCGCTGAATGCACTGAACAGCCTGGTCTCCGAGGAGATCACGGCCGCGGCATCCGCCTTCGACGCCGACGAGGGAATCGGCGCGATCGTGGTCACCGGGTCGGAGAAGGCGTTCGCCGCCGGCGCCGACATCAAGGAGATGGAGTCGAAGACCGGCGCCGAGATGCTCGACACCGACCACTTCGGCGCGTGGACCCGCTTCGCCGCTGTGCGCACCCCCGTGATCGCCGCGGTGTCGGGCTACGCCCTGGGCGGCGGATGCGAGCTGGCGATGATGTGCGACATCATCCTCGCCGCCGACACGGCCGTCTTCGGCCAGCCCGAGATCAACCTCGGCGTCATCCCCGGGATGGGCGGGACGCAGCGGCTGATCCGCGCCGTCGGGTACTACAAGGCTGCCGAGCTGGTGCTGTCGGGCCGGCTGATCAAGGCCGACGAGGCCGAGCGCATCGGGCTCGTCTCGCGTGTGGTGCCGGCATCCGACCTGCTCGACGAGGCCACGACGCTGGCCGAGGCCATCGCCTCGAAGTCGCTGCCCTCGCTGTACGCGGCGAAGGCGACCCTGGATGCCGCGATGGAGACCAGCCTCGAAGACGGCCTCGCCGTCGAGAAGCGGGCCTTCGCGGCGCTGTTCGACACCGCAGACCAGAAGGAGGGGATGGCCGCTTTCCGTGAGAAGCGCCCCCCTCACTTCCAGAACCGATGA
- the mmsB gene encoding 3-hydroxyisobutyrate dehydrogenase, with translation MTRVAFLGLGHMGLPMAVNLVKAGHEVHGYDLVPAAIDAAKAAGIPVAAGGAEAVTDAEVVITMFPAGRHVIAAYQDELLAAARPGTLFIESSTIAVDEARTAHQLAIDAGHRNVDAPVSGGVVGAEAGTLAFMVGGSDDDFEAARPLLEIMGKRIVHCGGPGLGQAAKVCNNMILGISQIAVAEAFVLAERLGLEHQAMYDVVSQASGQCWALTTNCPVPGPVPTSPANRDYQPGFAGALMAKDLGLALQAIEGTGTDARMGRLAQEIYAAFAHGDGATRDFSGIITDIRDAS, from the coding sequence ATGACCCGCGTGGCATTCCTCGGCCTCGGGCACATGGGCCTGCCCATGGCGGTCAACCTCGTCAAGGCCGGTCACGAGGTGCACGGCTACGACCTCGTGCCGGCCGCGATCGACGCGGCGAAGGCCGCCGGCATCCCGGTCGCCGCCGGCGGTGCAGAGGCGGTGACGGATGCCGAGGTCGTGATCACCATGTTCCCCGCCGGCCGGCACGTGATCGCCGCCTACCAGGACGAGCTGCTGGCCGCCGCGAGACCCGGGACCCTGTTCATCGAGTCGTCGACCATCGCCGTCGACGAGGCGCGCACCGCGCACCAGCTGGCCATCGACGCCGGCCACCGCAACGTCGACGCCCCCGTCTCGGGCGGCGTCGTCGGCGCCGAGGCGGGCACGCTGGCGTTCATGGTCGGCGGGTCGGATGACGACTTCGAGGCCGCCAGGCCGCTGCTGGAGATCATGGGCAAGCGCATCGTGCACTGCGGCGGACCCGGCCTCGGCCAGGCGGCGAAGGTGTGCAACAACATGATCCTCGGCATCTCGCAGATCGCGGTCGCCGAGGCGTTCGTGCTCGCCGAGCGGCTGGGCCTGGAGCACCAGGCCATGTACGACGTCGTCTCACAGGCATCCGGGCAGTGCTGGGCGCTCACCACCAACTGCCCGGTGCCCGGTCCCGTGCCCACCAGCCCCGCCAACCGCGACTACCAGCCCGGCTTCGCCGGCGCCCTGATGGCCAAGGATCTCGGCCTCGCCCTGCAGGCCATCGAGGGGACGGGCACGGATGCCAGGATGGGCCGCCTCGCACAGGAGATCTACGCAGCCTTCGCCCACGGCGACGGTGCCACCCGCGACTTCTCCGGCATCATCACCGACATCCGCGACGCATCCTGA
- a CDS encoding acyl-CoA dehydrogenase family protein, whose protein sequence is MTMIDTTGAVSAEEREAILGAVRDFADTELAPHAAERDEKHIFPRESLHKAGELGLGGIYVREDFGGTGLSRSDTVAIFEELAKGDPAVAAYISIHNMVAWMIDTYGDETQRAEWLPRLTSMEEFGGYCLTEPGAGSDAANIATGAVRDGDDYLLTGVKQFISGAGEAGVYVVMARTGSTEDGAKGISAFLVPGDAQGLSFGAPEKKMGWHAQPTRQVIFDGVRVPASAMLGDEGRGFAIAMSALNGGRLNIAACSLGGAQWALEKAVKYVHERVAFGEPLAEKQSILFTIADMRTDLQAARLMVGDGARAVDEKAPDATMRCAMAKRFATDAGFDVANRALQLLGGYGYLQDYGIERVVRDLRVHQILEGTNEIMRLIVGREMLRPAGSISMRSAS, encoded by the coding sequence ATGACCATGATCGACACCACCGGCGCCGTCAGCGCCGAGGAGCGCGAGGCCATCCTCGGGGCCGTGCGCGACTTCGCCGACACCGAGCTCGCCCCGCACGCCGCGGAGCGCGACGAGAAGCACATCTTCCCGCGCGAGTCGCTGCACAAGGCGGGCGAGCTGGGCCTCGGCGGCATCTACGTGCGCGAGGACTTCGGCGGCACCGGGCTCAGCCGCAGTGACACCGTCGCGATCTTCGAGGAGCTCGCCAAGGGCGACCCGGCGGTCGCCGCCTACATCTCCATCCACAACATGGTCGCCTGGATGATCGACACCTACGGCGATGAGACCCAGCGCGCGGAATGGCTGCCGCGGCTGACCTCGATGGAAGAGTTCGGCGGGTACTGCCTGACCGAGCCCGGCGCGGGATCGGATGCCGCGAACATCGCCACCGGCGCCGTCCGCGACGGTGACGACTACCTGCTCACCGGCGTCAAGCAGTTCATCTCCGGGGCGGGCGAAGCCGGTGTCTACGTCGTGATGGCGCGCACCGGATCGACCGAGGACGGCGCGAAGGGCATCTCGGCGTTCCTCGTCCCCGGCGACGCGCAGGGGCTGAGCTTCGGTGCACCCGAGAAGAAGATGGGCTGGCACGCCCAGCCCACCCGCCAGGTCATCTTCGACGGCGTCCGGGTTCCGGCATCCGCCATGCTCGGCGACGAGGGCCGCGGGTTCGCGATCGCCATGTCGGCGCTGAACGGCGGCCGGCTGAACATCGCCGCCTGCTCGCTGGGCGGGGCGCAGTGGGCGCTCGAGAAGGCCGTGAAGTACGTGCACGAACGGGTCGCGTTCGGCGAGCCCCTCGCCGAGAAGCAGTCGATCCTCTTCACGATCGCCGACATGCGCACCGACCTGCAGGCCGCGCGCCTGATGGTCGGCGACGGTGCCAGGGCGGTCGATGAGAAGGCCCCGGATGCCACCATGCGCTGCGCGATGGCCAAGCGCTTCGCGACCGACGCCGGATTCGACGTCGCGAACAGGGCCCTTCAGCTGCTCGGCGGCTACGGGTACCTTCAGGACTACGGGATCGAGAGGGTCGTGCGCGACCTGCGCGTGCACCAGATCCTGGAAGGGACGAACGAGATCATGCGACTCATCGTCGGGCGCGAGATGCTGCGCCCTGCCGGATCCATCTCGATGCGGAGCGCATCATGA
- a CDS encoding CoA-acylating methylmalonate-semialdehyde dehydrogenase, which produces MTRMIPHFVGGKPLETSGGRVADVFDPSTGAVQARVPLATADEVRAVIDNAAEAQPGWAATSPQKRARVMMRFVELAHQNMDELARLLSSEHGKTVEDAKGDVLRGLDVIEFCIGAPHLLKGEYAASAGTGIDVYSMRQPLGVVAGITPFNFPAMIPLWKAGPAIASGNAFVLKPSERDPSVPVRLAELFLEAGLPAGILNVVHGDKEAVDTLLTDPRIQAVGFVGSTPIAEYIYATATANGKRAQCFGGAKNHLVILPDADLDQAADALIGSGFGSAGERCMAISVAVPVGEQTADALVAKLDERLRDLKVGPGNGEGVDYGPLVSAASKARVEGLIQQGVDDGATLVADGRGLVVDGHESGFYLGPTLFDHVTTDMAIYREEIFGPVLSVVRAADYEEALALASDNPYGNGVGIFTRDGDAARDFAERVNVGMVGVNVPIPVPIAYFTFGGWKASGFGDLNQHGADGFRFYTKTKTVTSRWLTSDVRSGTAAAIREGASFVMPHTTGEGHR; this is translated from the coding sequence ATGACTCGTATGATCCCCCATTTCGTAGGCGGAAAGCCGCTCGAGACCAGCGGCGGCCGCGTCGCGGATGTCTTCGACCCCAGCACCGGCGCGGTGCAGGCCAGGGTGCCGCTCGCCACCGCCGACGAGGTGCGCGCCGTCATCGACAACGCGGCGGAGGCGCAGCCGGGCTGGGCCGCCACCAGCCCGCAGAAGCGGGCGCGCGTCATGATGCGCTTCGTCGAACTGGCGCACCAGAACATGGACGAGCTGGCACGGCTGCTCTCCAGCGAGCACGGCAAGACCGTCGAAGACGCCAAGGGCGACGTGCTGCGCGGACTCGACGTCATCGAGTTCTGCATCGGTGCCCCGCACCTGCTCAAGGGCGAGTACGCCGCGAGCGCCGGCACCGGCATCGACGTGTACTCGATGCGTCAGCCGCTGGGCGTGGTCGCCGGCATCACCCCGTTCAACTTCCCCGCCATGATCCCGCTGTGGAAGGCCGGCCCCGCGATCGCCTCGGGCAACGCCTTCGTGCTCAAGCCCTCCGAGCGCGACCCCTCCGTGCCGGTGCGCCTGGCCGAGCTGTTCCTCGAGGCGGGCCTGCCCGCCGGCATCCTCAACGTCGTGCACGGCGACAAGGAGGCGGTCGACACACTCCTCACCGACCCGCGCATCCAGGCCGTCGGCTTCGTCGGGTCAACCCCGATCGCCGAGTACATCTACGCCACGGCAACCGCCAACGGCAAGCGCGCCCAGTGCTTCGGCGGCGCGAAGAACCACCTGGTGATCCTGCCCGACGCCGACCTCGACCAGGCCGCAGACGCCCTGATCGGCTCGGGCTTCGGTTCGGCCGGCGAGCGGTGCATGGCCATCTCCGTCGCCGTGCCGGTCGGCGAGCAGACCGCCGACGCGCTGGTCGCCAAGCTCGACGAGCGGCTGCGCGATCTGAAGGTCGGTCCGGGCAACGGCGAGGGTGTCGACTACGGGCCGCTCGTCAGCGCCGCCTCGAAGGCGCGCGTCGAGGGACTCATCCAGCAGGGCGTCGACGACGGCGCCACCCTCGTCGCCGACGGTCGCGGCCTGGTCGTCGACGGACACGAGTCGGGCTTCTACCTCGGACCCACCCTGTTCGACCACGTCACCACCGACATGGCGATCTACCGCGAGGAGATCTTCGGCCCGGTGCTCTCCGTGGTGCGCGCCGCCGACTACGAAGAGGCGCTGGCACTGGCATCCGACAACCCCTACGGCAACGGCGTCGGCATCTTCACCCGCGACGGCGACGCCGCGCGCGACTTCGCCGAGCGCGTGAACGTCGGCATGGTCGGCGTGAACGTGCCGATCCCCGTGCCGATCGCCTACTTCACCTTCGGCGGCTGGAAGGCATCCGGATTCGGCGACCTCAACCAGCACGGTGCCGACGGCTTCCGCTTCTACACGAAGACCAAGACCGTCACCAGCCGGTGGCTCACCTCCGACGTCCGCTCCGGAACGGCGGCGGCCATCCGCGAGGGCGCGAGCTTCGTCATGCCGCACACGACGGGGGAGGGACACCGATGA